Genomic window (Falsibacillus albus):
AAAGAAAACGATTGATTGACAGCGAGCAGCGATATCGTTCAATCATCGACCACAATATGGATGCGGTTTTTTCTCTTGACCGGAATGGGGAAATACTTGAAGCGAACAAAGCGAGCGGCTCACTGTTAGGATTTAGTGAAGAAGACTTGATCGGCTGTTCTATTTATGATTTCGTTATCGAAGAGGAAGTATTTGCGATCAAAAATGTGTTGGAGCATTGTTTAAGCGGGGAATCCATCGAGAAGAGTGCTTGTTGGCTTTCAAATAAAAGGGGTCACCAGTTGCTTGTCCATTTAAAAAGCATCCCGATCATAATCGATGGGGAGATTCCAGGTATATATTTGATAGTAAGGGATATTACCGAGCATTCTCAAAATACGGAAACGATCAAGTATTTGGCTTTCCATGACCAATTGACCGGGTTATGGAATCGCCGGGCACTTCTTGATCATTTGCAGGATGAAATCCCCAGTGCCATGAAAATCGGAAAGGAAATGGCATTATTGTATTTGGATTTAGACCGCTTCAAATTTTTTAATGATACACTCGGGCATAAAACAGGCGACGATCTGCTGAGGACGATTGCAGAAAGATTGACAAGCTTATCTTCAGTCAACTATCGCATTTACCGGCAGGGGGGAGATGAATTTATCATCCTTCTATTCAATGGATCCAGGGATAGTGCCGAAAAGGCAGCACAAGAAATCATGTCTAAATTCAGTGAGCCCATGTATGTGCATAACCAAGAATATTATATCACCCCGTCCATCGGCATCAGTATATTTCCTGCCGATGGAAAAGACACGGAAACATTAATCAAAAGTGCCGACAGCGCATTGTTCCAGGTAAAAGAGAAAGGGAAGGCGCACTATCGCTTTTATCAATCCGATATGAATGTCGCTTTTCCAAACTTCATATTAATGGAGTCGCATCTTAGAAGAGCGATTGAGAAAGAGGAATTGCTCATCTATTATCAACCGCAAGTCAATCTCGCTACCGGAAAGATAGAAAGCTTCGAAGCGCTGCTTCGCTGGCAAAATAGAAAGTTTGGGTTTGTTACACCTTCTCAATTTA
Coding sequences:
- a CDS encoding EAL domain-containing protein, translating into MTHLKNFLMNEENFRENQKLKEILFEIIFHHVADAIFIMKVEYDPQPRFKYMFVNEKGQLQSGVDQGQVGMFMEEVLEKELFEHLNGQYLNLLENGDRLSFIDEIRTADGNLMTNESLLTAIRNDKGIIDFVVAVSRDITASVHERKRLIDSEQRYRSIIDHNMDAVFSLDRNGEILEANKASGSLLGFSEEDLIGCSIYDFVIEEEVFAIKNVLEHCLSGESIEKSACWLSNKRGHQLLVHLKSIPIIIDGEIPGIYLIVRDITEHSQNTETIKYLAFHDQLTGLWNRRALLDHLQDEIPSAMKIGKEMALLYLDLDRFKFFNDTLGHKTGDDLLRTIAERLTSLSSVNYRIYRQGGDEFIILLFNGSRDSAEKAAQEIMSKFSEPMYVHNQEYYITPSIGISIFPADGKDTETLIKSADSALFQVKEKGKAHYRFYQSDMNVAFPNFILMESHLRRAIEKEELLIYYQPQVNLATGKIESFEALLRWQNRKFGFVTPSQFIPLAEDTGLIIPIGEWVIENVCEQLSKWRSKGYQSVRVAINISPKQFQQHQLPDIINRLLKKYKLPPDSLEIEITEGAMQDTRTTLTMLNRLKEIGIIISVDDFGTGYSSLNYLKRFPLDILKIDQTFVKEIQQSYKDAAITKTIIHLAHSLGLEVVAEGVEEMEQVEFLLNANCQKAQGFYFSKPVSALEIEEKVLVNQ